The following coding sequences are from one Geodermatophilus normandii window:
- a CDS encoding HAD-IC family P-type ATPase — protein MRAETALESLLLQQDACVRRETDGGSEEVPAGALRVGDVVLVGSGDVVTADARLLAAEDLEVDESSLTGESLAVDKSVTATPGAEVADRRCMLFDGTTVVAGTGRAVVVAVGPATQAGRAARAAGRGAPPAGVQARLAELTRSVLPLTLAGGGAVTALGVAWRRPLREAVSAGVAVAVAAVPEGLPLVATVAQQAAARRLSRRGAVVRSARVLEALGRVDTVCFDKTGTLTENRLQVVRLVPLGAGGDDEDGLLRRAAAGVGAGDTDAHETDRAVVAAADDRGVACAGEPEASVPFATGRGFSAALRGGRLVVKGAPEVVLRLCADAGDAAGRVQELACEGLRVLAVADREVEGRPEDLEAAATGLTLRAWWGWPTPCARPRRRRSGNSARPVCGCWWPPGTTPRPPLPSPPRPASPTPTGW, from the coding sequence ATGCGGGCGGAGACGGCCCTGGAGTCCCTGCTGCTCCAGCAGGACGCCTGCGTCCGCCGGGAGACCGACGGCGGCTCCGAGGAGGTCCCGGCCGGCGCGCTGCGCGTGGGCGACGTGGTGCTCGTCGGGTCCGGTGACGTGGTGACCGCCGACGCGCGGCTGCTGGCGGCCGAGGACCTCGAGGTCGACGAGTCGAGCCTGACCGGCGAGTCGCTCGCGGTGGACAAGTCCGTGACGGCGACGCCCGGCGCCGAGGTCGCCGACCGGCGCTGCATGCTCTTCGACGGGACGACCGTGGTGGCCGGCACCGGGCGCGCCGTCGTCGTCGCCGTGGGGCCGGCCACGCAGGCCGGGCGGGCGGCCCGTGCGGCCGGGCGCGGGGCACCGCCCGCCGGCGTCCAGGCCCGCCTGGCCGAGCTGACCCGCTCGGTGCTGCCGCTGACGCTGGCCGGCGGCGGAGCGGTGACCGCACTCGGGGTGGCCTGGCGGCGGCCGCTGCGGGAGGCCGTCAGCGCGGGCGTCGCCGTCGCGGTCGCGGCCGTGCCCGAGGGGCTGCCGCTCGTGGCCACCGTCGCCCAGCAGGCCGCGGCCCGGCGGTTGTCGCGGCGCGGAGCGGTGGTGCGCAGCGCCCGCGTCCTCGAGGCGCTCGGCCGGGTGGACACCGTCTGCTTCGACAAGACCGGCACGCTGACGGAGAACCGGCTGCAGGTGGTGCGGCTGGTGCCGCTCGGGGCCGGCGGCGACGACGAGGACGGCCTGCTCCGCCGGGCGGCGGCCGGGGTGGGCGCTGGGGACACCGATGCGCACGAGACCGACCGCGCCGTCGTGGCGGCCGCGGACGACCGCGGCGTGGCCTGCGCCGGGGAGCCCGAGGCCTCCGTCCCGTTCGCGACCGGGCGCGGCTTCTCGGCGGCCCTCCGCGGGGGCCGGCTGGTGGTCAAGGGCGCCCCGGAGGTCGTGCTGCGGCTGTGCGCCGACGCGGGCGACGCCGCCGGCCGCGTGCAGGAGCTCGCCTGCGAGGGGCTGCGGGTGCTGGCCGTGGCCGACCGGGAGGTGGAGGGACGGCCGGAGGACCTGGAGGCGGCGGCGACGGGGTTGACCCTGCGGGCCTGGTGGGGCTGGCCGACACCGTGCGCGCGTCCTCGGCGGCGGCGGTCGGGCAACTCGGCGCGGCCGGTGTGCGGGTGCTGGTGGCCACCGGGGACCACCCCGAGACCGCCGCTGCCATCGCCGCCCAGGCCGGCGTCCCCGACGCCGACCGGGTGGTGA
- a CDS encoding cation transporting ATPase C-terminal domain-containing protein: protein MFPALAVAVGRRHAAAPTTDDGPLAGHPLAPVLLAGPYRGFPEAVRRLVAVRGVATAAGATGAWATGRATGLRRRASTMGLAALITTQLGQTAWAGRRSPLVLVTAAGSLAALAAVVQTPGLSRFFGCTPLDPLAWVVVLGWAAAGTAGAEVVPALWRRWAGQDATRSGARDRDDRVTAQPTSAATGNISTP from the coding sequence ATGTTCCCGGCGCTGGCCGTCGCCGTCGGCCGGCGGCACGCGGCCGCCCCCACGACGGACGACGGGCCCCTGGCCGGTCACCCGCTCGCGCCGGTGCTGCTCGCCGGGCCGTACCGCGGCTTCCCCGAGGCGGTGCGCCGCCTGGTCGCCGTCCGCGGCGTCGCCACCGCCGCCGGCGCGACCGGCGCCTGGGCCACCGGGCGGGCGACCGGCCTGCGGCGGCGGGCGAGCACCATGGGACTGGCTGCCCTCATCACCACGCAGCTCGGGCAGACCGCCTGGGCCGGGCGCCGCAGCCCGCTGGTGCTGGTCACCGCGGCCGGGTCGCTGGCCGCGCTGGCCGCCGTCGTGCAGACCCCCGGGCTGAGCCGGTTCTTCGGCTGCACCCCCCTCGACCCGCTGGCGTGGGTCGTCGTCCTGGGCTGGGCCGCGGCCGGCACCGCCGGCGCGGAGGTCGTCCCGGCGCTGTGGCGCCGGTGGGCGGGTCAGGACGCGACGCGCTCCGGTGCCCGCGACCGGGACGACCGGGTGACCGCCCAGCCGACGAGTGCGGCCACCGGGAACATCAGCACGCCGTAG
- a CDS encoding bile acid:sodium symporter family protein, with protein MPALGTVAPSAALAVVMFGLGLSLTVDDLVRVTRRPRAAVVALGLQLLVLPALCFGLVTAVGLEPVLAVGMVLLAASPGGTTANLFSHLFRGDVALNVSLTAVNSLLAVVTLPLVTNLALAVFDPPGAGSIGLQFGKTVQVFAIVLVPVALGMLVRRSAPASADRADRPVRVLSAVVLALVIAGTVVAEREDVAGYLREVGLVALAFCALSLLLGFAVPRALGVGHRQAAAGAFEIGVHDSTLAIAVAISVLGSVELAVPAAVYGVLMFPVAALVGWAVTRSSRSRAPERVAS; from the coding sequence GTGCCGGCCCTCGGCACCGTCGCCCCGTCCGCCGCCCTCGCGGTGGTGATGTTCGGCCTGGGCCTGTCGCTCACCGTCGACGACCTCGTCCGGGTCACCCGCCGGCCGCGCGCCGCCGTCGTCGCCCTCGGGCTGCAGCTGCTGGTGCTGCCGGCCCTCTGCTTCGGCCTCGTGACGGCCGTCGGCCTCGAGCCCGTGCTCGCGGTCGGCATGGTCCTGCTGGCCGCCTCCCCGGGCGGGACGACGGCGAACCTGTTCAGCCACCTCTTCCGCGGGGACGTGGCGCTCAACGTCTCCCTGACGGCGGTCAACTCGCTGCTGGCGGTGGTCACGCTGCCGCTGGTCACCAACCTCGCGTTGGCCGTGTTCGACCCGCCGGGCGCCGGGTCGATCGGCCTGCAGTTCGGCAAGACGGTGCAGGTCTTCGCGATCGTGCTGGTGCCGGTGGCCCTGGGCATGCTCGTGCGCCGCTCGGCCCCGGCCTCCGCCGACCGCGCGGACCGGCCGGTGCGGGTGCTCTCCGCCGTCGTGCTGGCGCTGGTGATCGCCGGGACGGTCGTCGCCGAGCGGGAGGACGTGGCCGGGTACCTGCGCGAGGTCGGGCTGGTCGCGCTCGCCTTCTGCGCGCTCAGCCTGCTGCTCGGTTTCGCCGTGCCCCGCGCGCTCGGCGTCGGCCACCGCCAGGCGGCCGCGGGCGCCTTCGAGATCGGCGTGCACGACAGCACGCTGGCCATCGCGGTCGCGATCAGCGTCCTCGGGAGCGTGGAGCTCGCCGTCCCCGCGGCGGTCTACGGCGTGCTGATGTTCCCGGTGGCCGCACTCGTCGGCTGGGCGGTCACCCGGTCGTCCCGGTCGCGGGCACCGGAGCGCGTCGCGTCCTGA
- a CDS encoding protein kinase domain-containing protein, which translates to MTTVEQERQTLGDRYELQELIATGGMGQVWRGRDLLLERSVAVKVLRSEYADDPTFLARFRNEARHAAALSHPNIATVLDYGEGSDDGTGEHLAYLVMELVEGAPLSARIRDDGPLDPQTALSVLRQAAAGLAEAHRVGVVHRDVKPSNILVRPDGRVKLTDFGIAWSAECVPLTQTGQVIGTAQYMSPEQAAGERVSPASDVYALGLVGYESLTGHAAFSGTNPVTVALKQVREQPEPLPEDLPPDVRELIGAALTKDPGARLPDGAAFLHAVEDALGHQGGPVPPTAPVAVAAAARPAELPPADPPGTVAVGAADRMARRAPEPAPPRRGKRRRQLVLLPLLALLLVVGGIVLVNTRSGDVPAAEAAETGAGGIVLVAADHVGRPVTEVVADLTALGLTVGQRSEATADADPGTVVRLSPVDVELARGDRVQVVVAVPPDTAVPAPEPAAPGAVRAGTEGDAAPDTGTPEAGTPDGAEGAAPADAGAGAPAGTAPGTAAGGSTPPEDPAATPPTTPSGTAGDTTEDTAGEGTGDTAGTGAGDTAGDTAGDTAGDTAGDTAGDDTAGDDTAGDTGGDTAPPPTTPAAPDTPPAAGTPGSPRRPPAGPTPRRRRRIRARRPAPGPRRRPRPRTRAAAPPPPSRPASPPRRAPPADAACRARSRRARF; encoded by the coding sequence GTGACCACGGTCGAGCAGGAGCGGCAGACCCTCGGGGACCGCTACGAGCTGCAGGAGCTCATCGCCACCGGGGGCATGGGCCAGGTGTGGCGGGGGCGTGACCTGCTGCTCGAGCGGTCCGTGGCGGTCAAGGTGCTGCGCAGCGAGTACGCCGACGACCCCACGTTCCTCGCCCGGTTCCGCAACGAGGCCCGCCACGCCGCGGCGTTGAGCCACCCGAACATCGCCACGGTCCTGGACTACGGCGAGGGCTCCGACGACGGGACCGGCGAGCACCTGGCCTACCTGGTCATGGAGCTGGTGGAGGGGGCGCCGCTGTCGGCGCGCATCCGCGACGATGGCCCGCTGGACCCGCAGACGGCGCTGTCGGTCCTGCGCCAGGCCGCGGCGGGGCTGGCCGAGGCGCACCGGGTCGGGGTGGTGCACCGCGACGTCAAGCCCTCGAACATCCTCGTGCGGCCCGACGGGCGGGTGAAGCTCACCGACTTCGGCATCGCGTGGTCGGCCGAGTGCGTGCCGCTGACCCAGACCGGCCAGGTCATCGGCACCGCGCAGTACATGTCCCCGGAGCAGGCCGCCGGCGAGCGGGTGAGCCCCGCCAGCGACGTCTACGCCCTCGGCCTGGTCGGCTACGAGTCGCTGACCGGCCACGCCGCCTTCTCCGGCACCAACCCGGTGACCGTGGCGCTCAAGCAGGTGCGCGAGCAGCCCGAGCCGCTCCCCGAGGACCTGCCGCCCGACGTCCGCGAGCTCATCGGCGCCGCCCTCACCAAGGACCCCGGCGCCCGGCTGCCCGACGGCGCGGCGTTCCTGCACGCGGTCGAGGACGCCCTCGGGCACCAGGGCGGCCCGGTGCCCCCGACGGCCCCCGTCGCGGTGGCGGCCGCGGCCCGACCGGCGGAGCTCCCGCCGGCGGACCCGCCCGGCACCGTGGCCGTCGGTGCCGCGGACCGGATGGCGCGCCGGGCGCCGGAGCCGGCCCCGCCCCGCCGGGGGAAGCGCCGGCGACAGCTCGTCCTGCTCCCGCTGCTGGCGCTGCTGCTGGTCGTGGGCGGCATCGTCCTGGTGAACACCCGCTCCGGCGACGTGCCCGCGGCCGAGGCCGCCGAGACCGGCGCCGGCGGCATCGTCCTGGTCGCCGCGGACCACGTGGGCCGCCCGGTGACCGAGGTGGTCGCCGACCTGACGGCGCTTGGTCTGACGGTGGGCCAGCGCAGCGAGGCGACCGCCGACGCCGACCCGGGCACCGTGGTGCGCCTGTCCCCGGTGGACGTGGAGCTGGCTCGCGGCGACCGGGTCCAGGTGGTCGTGGCGGTGCCGCCGGACACCGCGGTGCCCGCGCCCGAGCCGGCGGCCCCGGGCGCCGTGCGCGCCGGGACGGAGGGGGACGCGGCGCCGGACACCGGGACGCCGGAGGCCGGCACCCCGGACGGCGCGGAGGGCGCCGCACCCGCGGACGCCGGCGCCGGGGCTCCCGCCGGCACGGCCCCGGGCACGGCGGCCGGTGGCAGCACCCCGCCCGAGGACCCCGCCGCGACTCCGCCGACGACCCCCTCCGGGACCGCAGGGGACACGACGGAGGACACGGCAGGCGAGGGGACGGGCGACACCGCGGGGACCGGAGCAGGGGACACGGCGGGCGACACGGCGGGCGACACGGCGGGCGACACCGCGGGGGACACCGCGGGGGACGACACGGCGGGGGACGACACGGCGGGGGACACGGGGGGCGACACCGCTCCGCCGCCCACCACGCCGGCCGCCCCGGACACGCCGCCCGCCGCGGGCACGCCCGGGAGCCCGCGCCGCCCACCGGCGGGACCGACCCCGCGACGCCGCCGACGGATCCGGGCACGACGCCCGGCACCGGGTCCCCGTCGTCGCCCGCGACCCCGGACGCGGGCGGCAGCGCCACCGCCTCCGTCCCGGCCGGCGAGCCCGCCGCGGCGGGCGCCGCCGGCTGACGCGGCGTGCCGGGCAAGATCCCGACGGGCTAGGTTCTGA
- a CDS encoding helix-hairpin-helix domain-containing protein has protein sequence MPTRSRDGGTGTVQELGLPARAVGALARAGITTVDELAALTRRELSAVPGLGPAMVAAIRAVVPEPVAQGLWPLPDATGGTARADDPADDGGPASPPIPSFASLRGPRRRSALDLLVPEQPAEDDAAPDDAAPDDAALDDDAADDDTADDDAADDDAAPGDAPPVFRRAPRPAEWSDLAAFGVRGVRAAARLHWRVTVWWVQAPARLVERLRDRP, from the coding sequence ATGCCGACGAGGTCGCGGGACGGGGGAACGGGGACCGTGCAGGAGCTGGGCCTGCCCGCGCGCGCGGTGGGTGCGCTCGCCCGAGCCGGCATCACCACCGTCGACGAGCTGGCCGCGCTGACCCGCCGTGAGCTGTCCGCCGTCCCGGGCCTGGGGCCGGCGATGGTGGCCGCCATCCGCGCCGTCGTCCCCGAGCCGGTCGCGCAGGGCCTGTGGCCGCTCCCCGACGCCACCGGCGGGACCGCCCGCGCCGACGACCCCGCCGACGACGGGGGGCCTGCCTCCCCGCCCATCCCGTCGTTCGCGTCGCTGCGCGGACCGCGGCGGCGCTCGGCCCTCGACCTCCTCGTCCCGGAGCAGCCGGCCGAGGACGACGCAGCCCCCGACGACGCAGCCCCCGACGACGCGGCCCTCGACGACGACGCGGCCGACGACGACACGGCCGACGACGACGCGGCCGACGACGACGCGGCCCCCGGCGACGCGCCCCCGGTGTTCCGGCGGGCCCCGCGCCCGGCCGAGTGGTCCGACCTCGCCGCCTTCGGTGTCCGCGGCGTCCGGGCGGCCGCGCGGCTGCACTGGCGGGTGACCGTGTGGTGGGTGCAGGCACCGGCCCGGCTCGTCGAGCGGCTCCGCGACCGGCCCTGA
- a CDS encoding YihY/virulence factor BrkB family protein, which translates to MARARQEDPASSAGSPHRLSARDWRRVLRRVAAHVLGERLMVQASAVAFFAILSVAPVLVTAVSVYGVVNTPEDALEQLSGLVRMLPPELQSLVAEQLTTIASASTNVLTVRGLAGLAAALWTATTAMTYLVDGLTLAYRETETRGFLRRSGQALVFVLGGAVLLAGVIALGGVTSAALERAPGPVRAVVPALSWVAAAVLMSAVLAVLYRFGPDRRQARWRWLTPGSSAATLLWLAATIGFFAYVSGLGDYAATYGSLAGVAISMVWLWTTVFLVIVGAAVNAEAEKQTVRDSTVGPEQPLGERGAVVADSAPPYPGER; encoded by the coding sequence ATGGCCCGCGCCCGGCAGGAGGACCCGGCCAGCTCGGCGGGGTCCCCGCACCGGCTCTCGGCCCGGGACTGGCGCCGCGTGCTGCGCCGCGTCGCCGCCCACGTGCTCGGCGAGCGGCTGATGGTCCAGGCCTCGGCCGTCGCGTTCTTCGCCATCCTGTCCGTCGCGCCGGTGCTGGTCACCGCGGTGTCGGTCTACGGCGTCGTCAACACCCCGGAGGACGCCCTCGAGCAGCTGTCGGGGCTGGTGCGGATGCTGCCTCCCGAGCTGCAGTCCCTCGTGGCCGAGCAGCTGACGACGATCGCCTCCGCCTCCACCAACGTCCTCACCGTGCGCGGCCTGGCCGGTCTGGCCGCGGCCCTGTGGACGGCGACGACCGCCATGACCTACCTGGTCGACGGCCTGACCCTCGCCTACCGCGAGACCGAGACCCGCGGTTTCCTCCGCCGCAGCGGACAGGCCCTGGTGTTCGTGCTCGGCGGCGCGGTCCTGCTGGCCGGCGTCATCGCGCTCGGCGGCGTCACCTCGGCGGCCCTCGAGCGGGCACCGGGCCCGGTGCGCGCGGTCGTCCCCGCGCTGTCCTGGGTCGCCGCCGCGGTCCTCATGTCGGCGGTGCTCGCCGTCCTCTACCGGTTCGGCCCCGACCGCCGGCAGGCCCGGTGGCGCTGGCTCACCCCGGGCTCGTCCGCCGCGACGCTGCTGTGGCTAGCGGCGACCATCGGCTTCTTCGCCTACGTCAGCGGCCTCGGCGACTACGCGGCCACCTACGGCTCGCTGGCCGGCGTCGCGATCAGCATGGTGTGGCTGTGGACGACGGTCTTCCTGGTCATCGTCGGCGCGGCGGTGAACGCCGAGGCCGAGAAGCAGACCGTCCGCGACTCCACCGTGGGGCCCGAACAGCCCCTCGGCGAGCGCGGGGCCGTGGTCGCCGACAGCGCGCCGCCCTACCCGGGCGAGCGCTGA
- a CDS encoding TSUP family transporter, giving the protein MLLPDGLTPSVLVFVLAAALVAGWVDAVVGGGGLVQLPALLLVPGLSPVQALATNKLASVFGTTTSAVTYQRRVHPDLRTALPMAAVALAASSGGASVAALLPAAVIKPVVVVALVGIALFTAFRPSLGEVTALRHTGRRHAGTAVAIGGVIGFYDGVLGPGTGSFLVFALVSLLGYDFLNASAKAKIVNVATNLGALAFFVPHGAVVWGLGLLLAAANTLGGYLGSRTATRRGTGFIRLVFLVVVTALIVRLGWDVWTENLRPPAG; this is encoded by the coding sequence GTGCTGCTCCCGGACGGCCTGACGCCGTCGGTCCTCGTGTTCGTGCTGGCCGCCGCCCTGGTGGCGGGCTGGGTCGACGCCGTCGTCGGCGGCGGTGGGCTGGTGCAGCTGCCGGCCCTGCTGCTGGTGCCCGGGCTCTCGCCGGTGCAGGCGCTGGCCACCAACAAGCTCGCGTCGGTCTTCGGGACGACGACCAGCGCGGTGACCTACCAGCGGCGCGTGCACCCGGACCTGCGCACCGCCCTGCCGATGGCCGCCGTCGCCCTGGCCGCGTCGTCCGGCGGGGCGTCGGTCGCGGCGCTGCTGCCGGCCGCGGTGATCAAGCCGGTCGTCGTCGTCGCGCTGGTCGGCATCGCGCTGTTCACCGCCTTCCGGCCGTCGCTGGGCGAGGTGACGGCGCTGCGCCACACCGGCCGCCGGCACGCCGGCACGGCGGTGGCGATCGGCGGCGTCATCGGCTTCTACGACGGCGTGCTCGGGCCGGGCACCGGCTCCTTCCTCGTCTTCGCCCTGGTGTCGCTGCTGGGCTACGACTTCCTGAACGCCAGCGCCAAGGCCAAGATCGTCAACGTCGCCACCAACCTCGGGGCGCTGGCCTTCTTCGTGCCGCACGGGGCGGTGGTGTGGGGGCTGGGCCTGCTGCTCGCCGCGGCCAACACCCTCGGCGGCTACCTCGGCTCCCGGACGGCGACCCGCCGCGGCACCGGGTTCATCCGGCTGGTCTTCCTGGTCGTGGTCACCGCGCTGATCGTGCGGCTGGGCTGGGACGTGTGGACCGAGAACCTGCGCCCGCCGGCCGGCTGA
- a CDS encoding AMP-binding protein, protein MSVYDDRPWLALYGDQPADYDIEFDDALSMFRAGVERDPDGDALRYFDGTVVRRELDEATDALAAGLLESGFRPGDRLAVYLQNVPQFVMAMVATWKAGGVMVSINPMSRTRELSYLLKDSGATVLLSLDTLYDEVARDVVPDTDVRLVLTTSGLDLQTRDDERLFAGVTRQRHEGTTDLLEFVGSHRGKTPPPVTLGPDDVAFLTYTSGTTGVPKGAMNTHRNVVFTAQVYRDWVHAGRDGAIFGVAPLFHITGLIGHVAVSMLVPAPLVLAYRFEPQVVLDAFLEHRPAFTIGAITAFSALLNAPGFSKEHFDSFTSIYSGGAAISPAAERGFMEATGKQVHNAYGLTETTSPMTVTPFGSPSPVDPTSGALSVGVPAPNTIVRIQGDDGQDLPLGEVGEIVADGPQVVAGYWGKPEETAAGLPGGALKSGDVGFMDPQGWVFIVDRKKDMINASGYKVWPREVEDVLAEHPAVRESAVVGVPDEKRGETVKAFVSLKPGASVTPEELISHCKERMAAYKYPRSIDLLDELPKTVTGKILRRELRGT, encoded by the coding sequence ATGAGCGTCTACGACGACCGGCCCTGGCTGGCGCTCTACGGCGACCAGCCGGCCGACTACGACATCGAGTTCGACGACGCCCTGTCGATGTTCCGGGCGGGCGTGGAACGGGACCCCGACGGCGACGCGCTGCGGTACTTCGACGGCACCGTCGTCCGCCGGGAGCTCGACGAGGCGACCGACGCGCTGGCGGCCGGCCTGCTGGAGTCGGGCTTCCGCCCCGGCGACCGGCTGGCGGTCTACCTGCAGAACGTGCCGCAGTTCGTCATGGCCATGGTCGCCACGTGGAAGGCCGGCGGCGTCATGGTGTCGATCAACCCGATGAGCCGAACGCGGGAGCTGTCCTACCTGCTCAAGGACTCGGGCGCGACGGTGCTGCTCTCCCTCGACACGCTCTACGACGAGGTCGCCCGCGACGTCGTCCCGGACACCGACGTGCGGCTGGTGCTCACCACCAGCGGGCTGGACCTGCAGACCCGCGACGACGAGCGGCTGTTCGCCGGGGTGACCCGGCAGCGGCACGAGGGCACCACCGACCTGCTGGAGTTCGTCGGGTCCCACCGGGGCAAGACGCCGCCCCCGGTGACCCTGGGCCCGGACGACGTGGCGTTCCTGACCTACACGTCGGGGACGACGGGCGTGCCCAAGGGTGCGATGAACACCCACCGCAACGTCGTCTTCACCGCGCAGGTCTACCGGGACTGGGTGCACGCCGGGCGGGACGGCGCCATCTTCGGCGTCGCCCCGCTGTTCCACATCACCGGCCTGATCGGGCACGTGGCGGTGAGCATGCTGGTGCCGGCGCCCCTGGTGCTGGCCTACCGGTTCGAGCCGCAGGTGGTGCTCGACGCGTTCCTCGAGCACCGGCCGGCGTTCACCATCGGCGCGATCACCGCGTTCAGCGCGCTCCTCAACGCGCCGGGGTTCAGCAAGGAGCACTTCGACTCGTTCACGTCGATCTACTCCGGCGGTGCGGCGATCTCCCCGGCCGCCGAGCGCGGGTTCATGGAGGCCACCGGCAAGCAGGTGCACAACGCCTACGGCCTCACCGAGACGACGTCGCCCATGACCGTGACGCCGTTCGGGTCGCCGTCGCCGGTGGACCCCACGTCGGGTGCGCTGTCGGTCGGGGTGCCCGCGCCCAACACGATCGTCCGCATCCAGGGCGACGACGGGCAGGACCTGCCGCTGGGCGAGGTCGGCGAGATCGTGGCCGACGGCCCGCAGGTGGTGGCCGGCTACTGGGGCAAGCCCGAGGAGACGGCGGCCGGCCTGCCCGGCGGTGCGCTCAAGAGCGGCGACGTCGGGTTCATGGACCCGCAGGGCTGGGTGTTCATCGTCGACCGCAAGAAGGACATGATCAACGCCTCGGGCTACAAGGTGTGGCCGCGCGAGGTCGAGGACGTCCTGGCCGAGCACCCCGCCGTCCGCGAGTCCGCCGTCGTCGGCGTCCCCGACGAGAAGCGCGGGGAGACGGTCAAGGCGTTCGTCAGCCTCAAGCCCGGGGCGAGCGTGACCCCCGAGGAGCTGATCTCGCACTGCAAGGAGCGGATGGCCGCCTACAAGTACCCGCGCAGCATCGACCTGCTCGACGAGCTGCCGAAGACGGTCACCGGGAAGATCCTCCGGCGCGAGTTGCGGGGGACGTGA
- a CDS encoding cyclase family protein: MTAEPETTAPSLDDLLADSPTNWGKWGDDDEVGALNYLGPEQVLAAVGLVRQGKVFTLQRLIGDPKGDPVWPGRSPAERTQILDESDWDEGGTGPAYPGGLHYADDKINAFLQGSTQYDGLGHVWYGGKIWNGYDARTTVGGLDKASVAPIAERGVVGRFVLLDMARFRGKPTLDKGETFTHEDLLACAASQGVEIRKRDILVVRTNFLQLFFEQGEAFYEGFNEPGLVYSPELVQWFQDMEIPNLVTDTIANEVTTDPNNGVALVLHNALMRNLGVTLTEIADLEALAADSAEDGQYEGLYVAAPLKVHQGSGSPVNPVVLK; the protein is encoded by the coding sequence GTGACCGCTGAACCCGAGACCACCGCCCCCTCCCTCGACGACCTGCTGGCCGACTCGCCGACGAACTGGGGCAAGTGGGGCGACGACGACGAGGTCGGCGCGCTGAACTACCTCGGGCCCGAGCAGGTGCTGGCCGCCGTCGGCCTGGTCCGGCAGGGCAAGGTCTTCACGCTGCAGCGGCTGATCGGCGACCCGAAGGGCGACCCGGTGTGGCCCGGGCGCTCGCCGGCCGAGCGCACCCAGATCCTCGACGAGTCCGACTGGGACGAGGGCGGCACGGGCCCGGCCTACCCCGGCGGGCTGCACTACGCCGACGACAAGATCAACGCCTTCCTGCAGGGCTCCACGCAGTACGACGGCCTCGGTCACGTCTGGTACGGCGGGAAGATCTGGAACGGCTACGACGCGCGCACCACCGTCGGCGGCCTGGACAAGGCGAGCGTCGCGCCGATCGCCGAGCGCGGCGTCGTCGGCCGCTTCGTGCTGCTGGACATGGCCCGCTTCCGCGGCAAGCCGACCCTCGACAAGGGCGAGACCTTCACCCACGAGGACCTGCTGGCCTGCGCGGCGTCGCAGGGCGTGGAGATCCGCAAGCGCGACATCCTGGTCGTCCGGACCAACTTCCTGCAGCTGTTCTTCGAGCAGGGCGAGGCCTTCTACGAGGGCTTCAACGAGCCGGGTCTGGTCTACAGCCCCGAGCTGGTGCAGTGGTTCCAGGACATGGAGATCCCCAACCTGGTCACCGACACGATCGCCAACGAGGTCACCACCGACCCGAACAACGGCGTCGCGCTGGTCCTGCACAACGCGCTGATGCGCAACCTCGGGGTGACCCTCACCGAGATCGCCGACCTCGAGGCGCTGGCCGCCGACTCCGCCGAGGACGGCCAGTACGAGGGTCTCTACGTCGCCGCGCCGCTCAAGGTGCACCAGGGCAGCGGCTCGCCGGTCAACCCGGTCGTCCTGAAGTAG